The Falco naumanni isolate bFalNau1 chromosome 1, bFalNau1.pat, whole genome shotgun sequence genome window below encodes:
- the RSRC2 gene encoding arginine/serine-rich coiled-coil protein 2 isoform X1, translating to MAGSDTERDGVVPEKSSPEGEKKKEQSDASSSPRTSKHHYSRSRSRSRERRRKSDAEGRKHRSRSRSKEARRHESKEKSSKKHKSEDHNDKEHSSDKGRDSLNSSENGEDRHKRKERKSSRGRSHSRSRSRERRHRSRSRDRKKSRSRSRERKRRIRSRSRSRSRHRHRSRSKSRTRSRSRERKKRIEKPRRFSRSHSRSPSPPPFRGRNTAMDAQEALARRLERAKKLQEQREKEMVEKQKQQEMAAAAAATGGSVINVAALLASGTQVTPQIAMAAQMAALQAKALAETGIAVPSYYNPAAVNPMKFAEQEKKRKMLWQGKKEGDKSQSAEIWEKLNFGNKDQNVKFRKLMGIKSEDEAGCSSVDEESYKTLKQQEEVFRNLDAQYEMARSQTHTQRGMGLGFTSSMRGMDAV from the exons ATGGCG GGTAGTGATACGGAACGAGATGGAGTAGTCCCAGAAAAGTCCTCTccagaaggagagaagaaaaaggaacaatCAGATGCCTCTAGTTCTCCCAGAACATCAAAGCATCATTATTCAAGATCACGCTCACGGTCAAGGGAAAGAAGACGGAAGTCAG atgctgaaggaagaaaacacagaagccGGAGCAGAAGCAAAGAG GCAAGAAGACATGAATCCAAAGAGAAGTCCTCCAAGAAGCACAAATCTGAAGACCACAATGACAAAGAACATTCTTCTGATAAGGGAAGAGATAGCCTAAATTCATCTGAAAATGGTGAGGATAGACATAAACGCAAAGAGAGAAAATCATCAAGAGGGAGGAGTCATTCAAGATCCAGGTCTCGTGAAAG ACGTCATCGTAGTAGAAGTCGTGATAGGAAAAAGTCCAGATCTcgaagcagagagagaaaacgACGAATAAGATCTCGTTCTAGATCAAGATCTAGACACAGACATAGAAGTAGAAGTAAAAGCAGAACTAGGAGCAGAAGCAG AGAGCGAAAGAAAAGAATTGAAAAGCCCCGAAGGTTCAGCAGGAGTCATAGCCGGAGTCCAAGTCCACCACCTTTTCGGGGGCGAAATACAGCTATGGATGCCCAGGAAGCACTAGCCAGAAG ActggaaagagcaaagaaactgcaagaacagagagaaaaagaaatggttgaaaagcagaaacaacagGAAATGGCTGCAG CGGCTGCAGCCACTGGAGGGTCCGTTATTAACGTTGCTGCTCTTCTGGCATCGGGAACACAAGTAACTCCTCAAATAGCAATGGCAGCTCAAATGGCGGCACTACAAGCAAAAGCACTAGCAGAGACTGGAATAGCTGTACCTAGCTATTATAACCCAGCAGCAGTGAATCCAATGAAATTTgctgagcaggagaaaaagcGGAAGATGCTTTGGCAAGGCAAAAAGGAAGGG GATAAATCACAGTCTGCAGAAATATGGGAAAAACTAAATTTTGGAAACAAGGACCAAAATGTCAAATTCAGAAAACTGATGGGCATTAAG AGCGAGGACGAAGCAGGCTGTAGTTCGGTTGATGAAGAGAGttacaaaacactgaaacaacAGGAAGAGGTTTTCAGAAATTTAGATGCACAGTATGAAATGGCAAGATCACAGACTCATACGCAAAGAGGAATGGGATTGGGGTTTACATCTTCAATGCGAGGAATGGatgcagtttga
- the RSRC2 gene encoding arginine/serine-rich coiled-coil protein 2 isoform X2, with product MPLVLPEHQSIIIQDHAHGQGKEDGSQMLKEENTEAGAEAKRTNFFLKQARRHESKEKSSKKHKSEDHNDKEHSSDKGRDSLNSSENGEDRHKRKERKSSRGRSHSRSRSRERRHRSRSRDRKKSRSRSRERKRRIRSRSRSRSRHRHRSRSKSRTRSRSRERKKRIEKPRRFSRSHSRSPSPPPFRGRNTAMDAQEALARRLERAKKLQEQREKEMVEKQKQQEMAAAAAATGGSVINVAALLASGTQVTPQIAMAAQMAALQAKALAETGIAVPSYYNPAAVNPMKFAEQEKKRKMLWQGKKEGDKSQSAEIWEKLNFGNKDQNVKFRKLMGIKSEDEAGCSSVDEESYKTLKQQEEVFRNLDAQYEMARSQTHTQRGMGLGFTSSMRGMDAV from the exons ATGCCTCTAGTTCTCCCAGAACATCAAAGCATCATTATTCAAGATCACGCTCACGGTCAAGGGAAAGAAGACGGAAGTCAG atgctgaaggaagaaaacacagaagccGGAGCAGAAGCAAAGAG AACCAACTTCTTCTTAAAACAGGCAAGAAGACATGAATCCAAAGAGAAGTCCTCCAAGAAGCACAAATCTGAAGACCACAATGACAAAGAACATTCTTCTGATAAGGGAAGAGATAGCCTAAATTCATCTGAAAATGGTGAGGATAGACATAAACGCAAAGAGAGAAAATCATCAAGAGGGAGGAGTCATTCAAGATCCAGGTCTCGTGAAAG ACGTCATCGTAGTAGAAGTCGTGATAGGAAAAAGTCCAGATCTcgaagcagagagagaaaacgACGAATAAGATCTCGTTCTAGATCAAGATCTAGACACAGACATAGAAGTAGAAGTAAAAGCAGAACTAGGAGCAGAAGCAG AGAGCGAAAGAAAAGAATTGAAAAGCCCCGAAGGTTCAGCAGGAGTCATAGCCGGAGTCCAAGTCCACCACCTTTTCGGGGGCGAAATACAGCTATGGATGCCCAGGAAGCACTAGCCAGAAG ActggaaagagcaaagaaactgcaagaacagagagaaaaagaaatggttgaaaagcagaaacaacagGAAATGGCTGCAG CGGCTGCAGCCACTGGAGGGTCCGTTATTAACGTTGCTGCTCTTCTGGCATCGGGAACACAAGTAACTCCTCAAATAGCAATGGCAGCTCAAATGGCGGCACTACAAGCAAAAGCACTAGCAGAGACTGGAATAGCTGTACCTAGCTATTATAACCCAGCAGCAGTGAATCCAATGAAATTTgctgagcaggagaaaaagcGGAAGATGCTTTGGCAAGGCAAAAAGGAAGGG GATAAATCACAGTCTGCAGAAATATGGGAAAAACTAAATTTTGGAAACAAGGACCAAAATGTCAAATTCAGAAAACTGATGGGCATTAAG AGCGAGGACGAAGCAGGCTGTAGTTCGGTTGATGAAGAGAGttacaaaacactgaaacaacAGGAAGAGGTTTTCAGAAATTTAGATGCACAGTATGAAATGGCAAGATCACAGACTCATACGCAAAGAGGAATGGGATTGGGGTTTACATCTTCAATGCGAGGAATGGatgcagtttga
- the RSRC2 gene encoding arginine/serine-rich coiled-coil protein 2 isoform X3, whose amino-acid sequence MIRTNFFLKQARRHESKEKSSKKHKSEDHNDKEHSSDKGRDSLNSSENGEDRHKRKERKSSRGRSHSRSRSRERRHRSRSRDRKKSRSRSRERKRRIRSRSRSRSRHRHRSRSKSRTRSRSRERKKRIEKPRRFSRSHSRSPSPPPFRGRNTAMDAQEALARRLERAKKLQEQREKEMVEKQKQQEMAAAAAATGGSVINVAALLASGTQVTPQIAMAAQMAALQAKALAETGIAVPSYYNPAAVNPMKFAEQEKKRKMLWQGKKEGDKSQSAEIWEKLNFGNKDQNVKFRKLMGIKSEDEAGCSSVDEESYKTLKQQEEVFRNLDAQYEMARSQTHTQRGMGLGFTSSMRGMDAV is encoded by the exons ATGATAAG AACCAACTTCTTCTTAAAACAGGCAAGAAGACATGAATCCAAAGAGAAGTCCTCCAAGAAGCACAAATCTGAAGACCACAATGACAAAGAACATTCTTCTGATAAGGGAAGAGATAGCCTAAATTCATCTGAAAATGGTGAGGATAGACATAAACGCAAAGAGAGAAAATCATCAAGAGGGAGGAGTCATTCAAGATCCAGGTCTCGTGAAAG ACGTCATCGTAGTAGAAGTCGTGATAGGAAAAAGTCCAGATCTcgaagcagagagagaaaacgACGAATAAGATCTCGTTCTAGATCAAGATCTAGACACAGACATAGAAGTAGAAGTAAAAGCAGAACTAGGAGCAGAAGCAG AGAGCGAAAGAAAAGAATTGAAAAGCCCCGAAGGTTCAGCAGGAGTCATAGCCGGAGTCCAAGTCCACCACCTTTTCGGGGGCGAAATACAGCTATGGATGCCCAGGAAGCACTAGCCAGAAG ActggaaagagcaaagaaactgcaagaacagagagaaaaagaaatggttgaaaagcagaaacaacagGAAATGGCTGCAG CGGCTGCAGCCACTGGAGGGTCCGTTATTAACGTTGCTGCTCTTCTGGCATCGGGAACACAAGTAACTCCTCAAATAGCAATGGCAGCTCAAATGGCGGCACTACAAGCAAAAGCACTAGCAGAGACTGGAATAGCTGTACCTAGCTATTATAACCCAGCAGCAGTGAATCCAATGAAATTTgctgagcaggagaaaaagcGGAAGATGCTTTGGCAAGGCAAAAAGGAAGGG GATAAATCACAGTCTGCAGAAATATGGGAAAAACTAAATTTTGGAAACAAGGACCAAAATGTCAAATTCAGAAAACTGATGGGCATTAAG AGCGAGGACGAAGCAGGCTGTAGTTCGGTTGATGAAGAGAGttacaaaacactgaaacaacAGGAAGAGGTTTTCAGAAATTTAGATGCACAGTATGAAATGGCAAGATCACAGACTCATACGCAAAGAGGAATGGGATTGGGGTTTACATCTTCAATGCGAGGAATGGatgcagtttga